A section of the Citrus sinensis cultivar Valencia sweet orange chromosome 8, DVS_A1.0, whole genome shotgun sequence genome encodes:
- the LOC102622703 gene encoding fasciclin-like arabinogalactan protein 15 produces the protein MAMDFYINAVLTTHLLLILFTGISVALPEYSNPSSQINSNSVLLALLDSHYTELAELVEKALLLQTLEQAVATHNVTIFAPKNEAFERDLLDPEFKRFLLQPANIKSLQNLLLFHIIPRKIAFGSEEWSARHKTLAGDGVDELFPLNLAKVVHPDSITRPDGTIHGISQLMVPRSVQNEFNRRRNLDSIAAVKPEAAPEIDPRVITKKLNKPVFNVKPYSPPVLPISEAIAAGPGQAPASAPAPGGPRDHFDGHIQVKDFIKTLVHYGGYNEMADILVNLTSLASEIGKLVSEGYVLTILAPNDEAMVKLTTDQLSEPGAAEQIMYYHMVAEYQTEESMYNAVRRFGKVEFDTLRVPHKVVAVEADGSVEFGSGGGNGAAYLFDPDIYTDGRISVQGIDGVLFPVKEGTKNSKKTKAVAKVAAKPARRGKLLEAACWMLGAFRQDSRFITCH, from the exons aTGGCGATGGATTTTTACATCAACGCCGTGCTGACAACACACcttcttcttattcttttcaCCGGAATATCCGTCGCGCTGCCGGAATATTCCAACCCCAGTTCGCAAATCAACTCGAACTCAGTCCTGCTCGCTCTCCTCGACTCACATTACACCGAGCTGGCCGAGTTGGTTGAGAAAGCTCTGCTTCTGCAAACGCTAGAACAAGCCGTTGCCACCCACAACGTCACCATTTTCGCGCCAAAAAACGAAGCTTTTGAGCGGGATCTTCTCGACCCGGAGTTTAAAAGATTCCTGCTTCAGCCGGCTAACATCAAATCTTTACAGAACCTCCTCTTGTTTCATATCATCCCCAGAAAGATTGCTTTTGGATCCGAGGAATGGTCGGCTCGGCACAAGACACTAGCCGGTGATGGTGTTGATGAGTTGTTTCCTTTGAATCTTGCAAAAGTTGTTCACCCGGATTCTATAACCCGACCCGATGGAACCATCCATGGTATTTCCCAGCTCATGGTTCCTCGGTCGGTTCAGAATGAATTCAACCGCCGGAGAAATTTAGATTCAATTGCAGCCGTAAAACCAGAGGCAGCACCAGAGATTGACCCCAGAGTTATTACCAAGAAGTTGAACAAACCGGTTTTTAATGTTAAACCATATTCGCCACCGGTTTTGCCGATTTCCGAAGCAATAGCTGCCGGCCCGGGTCAGGCTCCGGCGTCGGCTCCGGCACCCGGAGGGCCCCGCGATCACTTTGATGGACATATCCAGGTGAAAGACTTTATCAAAACTTTAGTACATTACGGTGGGTATAATGAAATGGCTGATATTTTGGTGAATTTGACTTCATTAGCTAGTGAAATTGGGAAATTAGTGTCTGAAGGTTATGTTTTGACAATCTTGGCGCCTAATGATGAGGCTATGGTTAAGTTGACGACGGACCAGTTGAGTGAGCCCGGAGCAGCTGAGCAGATAATGTACTATCATATGGTGGCTGAGTATCAGACTGAAGAGAGTATGTACAATGCTGTGAGGAGATTTGGGAAGGTTGAGTTTGATACTTTGCGAGTTCCACACAAGGTTGTTGCCGTAGAGGCTGATGGGAGTGTTGAGTTTGGGAGTGGTGGTGGCAATGGGGCGGCTTATTTGTTTGATCCTGATATTTATACGGATGGGAGGATTTCGGTGCAGGGCATTGATGGGGTTTTGTTTCCTGTCAAGGAGGGGACTAAGAACTCGAAGAAGACCAAGGCTGTTGCGAAGGTTGCTGCCAAGCCTGCTAGGAGAG GGAAATTGCTGGAAGCAGCCTGCTGGATGCTGGGAGCCTTTCGACAAGATTCTCGATTCATTACTTGCCATTGA
- the LOC102623284 gene encoding succinate dehydrogenase subunit 6, mitochondrial produces MGESSSSASASEQQSFFRKHWEGYKEFWGERFSFLENYTRFTKREKPLPSWSPSDVDAFIATDPVHGPALKSAREAVNFALAGSLIGAVSTAGVAWKYSRSLHGTGLSLAAGAVFGWTFGQEFANHYLQLYRMDTLAAQSKFMEWWEAKCAERS; encoded by the exons ATGGgagaatcatcatcatcggCATCGGCATCAGAACAACAGTCATTCTTCAGGAAGCACTGGGAAGGTTACAAGGAGTTCTGGGGAGAGAGGTTCTCGTTTCTCGAAAACTACACAAGATTCACAAAGCGTGAGAAGCCTCTTCCTTCTTGGTCCCCCTCTGATGTCGATGCTTTCATCGCTACCGATCCCGTCCATGGCCCCGCT TTGAAGAGTGCTAGGGAAGCTGTGAACTTTGCTCTCGCTGGAAGTTTAATTGGAGCAGTATCAACTGCGGGTGTTGCTTGGAAGTATTCAAGGAGTTTACATG GTACTGGGCTGTCTTTAGCAGCAGGAGCTGTTTTCGGGTGGACTTTTGGACAGGAATTTGCCAATCACTATCTGCAACTTTACAGGATGGACACCTTGGCTGCACAGTCAAAGTTTATGGAGTGGTGGGAAGCCAAGTGTGCGGAAAGGTCTTGA
- the LOC102622402 gene encoding E3 ubiquitin-protein ligase RHF2A, with product MEENTQSDDAHLTSAAAFVEGGIQDACDDACSICLEDFSESDPSTLTSCKHEFHLQCILEWCQRSSQCPMCWQPISLKDPTSQELLEAVERERSFRLNPSRNATIFRHPTLGDFELQHLPVGANDAELEERIIQHLAAAAAMGRARHIARRESHRSRASSQARPQFLVFSTHPNAANDDPVSSSPTHLEGEASPITTVATPSSPATGGEESTQQSTHLLSAQADHASADHASASASGSSAFASGQVGNTLNNRRSPNQPSPNSQDRAGPSDFQSFSESLKSRFNAVSMRYKESISKSTRGWKERFFSRNNTMADLGTEVRREVNAGISTVSRMMERLETRDSNSNNTTSVSSSSNNSVPELNNQQKSETADTNPMNDTNVQASCAASSGSN from the exons ATGGAAGAGAACACGCAATCTGATGATGCCCATTTGACGTCGGCTGCTGCATTCGTAGAAGGGGGAATTCAGGATGCTTGTGATGATGCTTGCAGTATATGCCTTGAAGACTTCAGTGAGAGTGATCCTTCCACG TTGACTAGTTGCAAGCACGAGTTCCATCTCCAGTGCATTCTCGAATG GTGTCAGAGAAGTTCTCAGTGCCCGATGTGTTGGCAGCCTATCAGTCTTAAGGATCCTACCAG CCAGGAATTACTTGAGGCTGTGGAACGGGAGAGGAGCTTTAGGTTGAATCCATCTAGAAATGCTACCATATTTCGTCATCCGACTCTGGGAGATTTTGAGTTACAGCAT TTGCCAGTGGGTGCGAATGATGCTGAACTTGAAGAACGCATTATCCAGCATTTAGCTGCAGCTGCTGCTATGGGGCGTGCACGCCACATTGCTCGAAGGGAAAGCCATAGGAGCAGAGCATCTTCTCAAGCTCGTCCACAGTTCTTGGTTTTCTCAACTCATCCCAATGCTGCTAATGATGATCCTGTGTCTTCATCTCCAACACATTTAGAAGGTGAAGCTTCTCCTATAACAACAGTAGCTACTCCATCATCACCTGCAACCGGTGGGGAAGAATCTACACAGCAGAGTACGCATTTACTGTCTGCACAAGCTGATCATGCTTCTGCTGATCATGCTTCTGCTTCAGCATCTGGATCAAGCGCTTTTGCTTCCGGTCAAGTTGGAAATACCTTAAATAATAG GAGGTCTCCTAATCAGCCTTCCCCAAACAGTCAGGATAGAGCAGGACCATCGGATTTCCAATCATTTTCAGAATCTCTTAAATCTCGATTTAATGCTGTCTCAATGAG gTATAAAGAGTCTATTTCAAAGAGTACTAGAGGGTGGAAAGAGCGATTTTTTTCTCGCAACAATACCATGGCTGATCTTGGGACTGAAGTTAGAAGGGAGGTTAATGCTGGAATTTCAACAGTTTCACGTATGATGGAGCGTCTAGAAACCAGAGACAGCAACAGTAATAACACTACTTCTGTATCAAGCAGTTCAAATAATTCAGTTCCAGAATTGAACAACCAGCAAAAATCAGAGACTGCTGATACTAATCCTATGAATGATACTAATGTTCAAGCTTCATGTGCTGCAAGTTCTGgttcaaattaa
- the LOC102623585 gene encoding replication factor C subunit 1: MPQDIRKWFLKPHSKDKDNATIPANTALSNLETTNSEPGCGGHESMGRRKTSKYFATDKQKPEDGGEKEELPAKRKAEKDDGKSVRSSPLKKFHKADDDDDDFVPPSVKKNSVGATPSKKLKSGSGRAVAQKSVDIDDDEEEDVKKTESPLKSSGRGRGGRGASGAPAVGRGRGGGRGGFMNFGERKDPPHKGEKEVPEGAPDCLAGLTFVISGTLDSLEREEAEDLIKRHGGRVTGSVSKKTNYLLCDEDIGGAKSTKAKELGTPFLTEDGLFDMIRASKPMKALAQAESKKSVEKVAASLPKKSPQNIEAKSTSAPKAPSERMKTVASPAKRKGQNIQQSLLTWTEKYRPKTPNEIVGNQQLVKQLHAWLAHWNEKFLDTGTKRNGKKQNDASAEKAALLSGSPGMGKTTAAKLVCQMLGFQAIEVNASDSRGKADAKISKGIGGSNANSIKELVSNEALSANMDRSKHPKTVLIMDEVDGMSAGDRGGIADLIASIKISKIPIICICNDRYSQKLKSLVNYCSDLRFRKPRKQEIAKRLMQIANAEGLEVNEIALEELADRVNGDIRMAINQLQYMSLSMSVIKYDDIRQRLLSSAKDEDISPFTAVDKLFGFNGGKLRMDERIDLSMSDPDLVPLLIQENYINYRPSSAGRDEVKRLSLIARAAESISDGDIFNVQIRRNQQWQLSQSSSLASCIIPAALMHGQRETLEQGERNFNRFGGWLGKNSTMGKNLRLLEDLHFHHLASRKSKLGRDTLRLDYFSLLLKQLTEPLRVLPKDAAVKKVVEFMNAYSISQEDFDSIVELSKFQGHANPLEGIPPAVKSALTRAYNAQSKSRMVQAADLVPLPGMKKAPKKRIAAMLEPPDDGIGEENGDNLAENEEENSSDTEGPDATNGEKLQSELQSLNSEGIEVQLELKGAGNSSAKRKPAGRGKGGSASAEKKSGRGSGTAAKRKR; encoded by the exons GGGTGTGGAGGCCATGAAAGTATGGGGAGAAGAAAAACGAGCAAGTATTTTGCTACAGACAAACAAAAACCAGAAGATGGAGGAGAGAAGGAGGAACTTCCGGCCAAGAGGAAAGCAGAGAAAGATGATGGCAAATCAGTTAGATCCTCCCCATTGAAAAAATTTCACAaagctgatgatgatgatgacgactTTGTGCCACCTAGTGTGAAGAAGAATTCTGTTGGTGCCACTCCCAGTAAGAAATTGAAGTCTGGTTCAGGCAGAGCAGTTGCACAGAAATCTGTAgatattgatgatgatgaggaggAGGATGTTAAAAAGACAGAATCTCCTCTTAAGTCCAGTGGAAGGGGTCGTGGCGGTAGAGGAGCATCTGGGGCACCTGCTGTTGGAAGGGGCAGAGGTGGTGGGCGGGGTGGATTTATGAATTTTGGAGAAAGGAAAGATCCTCCACACAAAGGAGAAAAG GAAGTCCCTGAAGGTGCTCCTGATTGCTTAGCTGGTTTAACTTTTGTAATTAGTGGAACACTTGACAG TTTGGAGAGAGAAGAAGCTGAAGATTTAATTAAACGCCATGGGGGTCGTGTTACTGGATCTGTCAGCAAGAAAACG AATTATCTTTTATGTGATGAAGACATTGGGGGAGCCAAATCAACTAAAGCCAAAGAGCTGGG CACTCCCTTCCTTACAGAGGATGGATTGTTTGACATGATCCGTGCTTCAAAGCCTATGAAGGCACTTGCACAAGCAGAATCAAAGAAATCTGTTGAGAAAGTTGCAGCATCTTTGCCTAAGAAAAGTCCTCAAAATATAGAAGCGAAGA GCACTTCGGCTCCAAAAGCACCCAGTGAAAGAATGAAAACAGTTGCTTCTCCTGCCAAAAGGAAAGGGCAAAATATCCAGCAATCTTTGCTTACATGGACAGAGAAGTATAGGCCAAAAACTCCCAATGAGATTGTTGGGAATCAGCAACTG GTTAAGCAGCTTCATGCATGGTTGGCGCACTGGAATGAGAAGTTTCTTGACACTGGAACTAAACGAAatggaaagaaacaaaatgatgCCAGTGCTGAAAAAGCTGCGCTTTTAAGTGGATCACCTGGTATGGGGAAAACTACAGCAGCAAAGTTGGTTTGTCAGATGCTGGGTTTCCAGGCTATTGAG GTAAATGCTAGTGATAGCCGAGGGAAAGCTGATGCCAAGATTTCCAAAGGAATTGGTGGGAGCAATGCAAATTCCATAAAGGAACTTGTCAGCAATGAGGCCCTCAGTGCTAATATGGATCG tTCAAAACATCCAAAAACTGTCCTGATTATGGATGAGGTAGATGGGATGTCTGCTGGAGATAGAGGTGGAATTGCTGATCTCATTGCCAGCATAAAGATTTCTAAAATTCCTATTATCTGTATCTGTAATGACCGCTATAGTCAGAAATTGAAGAGTCTTGTGAACTACTGCTCGGATCTCAGATTCCGGAAACCTAGAAAACAGGAG ATTGCAAAAAGGTTAATGCAAATTGCAAATGCTGAAGGTCTTGAGGTTAATGAG ATTGCATTAGAGGAGCTTGCAGACAGAGTGAATGGAGATATTCGCATGGCTATAAACCAGCTGCAGTATATGAGTCTCTCCATGTCAGTTATCAAGTACGATGACATAAGACAGCGCCTTCTAAGCAGTGCAAAGGATGAAGATATTTCACCATTCACAGCTGTTGATAA GCTTTTTGGCTTTAATGGTGGGAAGTTGAGAATGGATGAGCGGATTGATCTAAGCATGAGTGATCCGGATCTTGTCCCGCTACTTATTCAG gaaaattatattaattataggcCAAGTTCAGCTGGTAGAGATGAAGTGAAGCGATTGAGCTTGATTGCCCGTGCTGCTGAGTCTATCAGTGATGGCGATATATTCAATGTCCAGATCCGAAGGAATCAACAGTGGCAACTCTCTCAAAGCAGTTCGCTTGCATCTTGTATTATTCC TGCTGCACTGATGCATGGACAAAGGGAGACACTTGAGCAG GGGGAAAGGAATTTTAACAGGTTTGGTGGATGGCTGGGAAAGAATTCGACAATGGGCAAAAATTTGAGGCTTTTAGAAGATCTGCATTTTCATCATCTTGCTTCTCGTAAATCTAAATTGGGAAG GGATACTCTTCGacttgattatttttctcttcttttaaaacaattaacaGAGCCACTTCGAGTGCTGCCTAAG GATGCAGCTGTTAAGAAAGTTGTTGAGTTCATGAATGCTTACTCAATAAGCCAGGAGGACTTTGATAGTATTGTGGAACTGTCAAAATTTCAG GGTCATGCAAATCCATTGGAAGGCATTCCACCAGCTGTCAAATCAGCCCTAACAAGAGCTTATAATGCACAAAGCAAATCGCGAATGGTACAAGCTGCAGATTTGGTTCCACTTCCTGGAATGAAAAAGGCTCCTAAGAAGCGGATTGCGGCAATGTTAGAACCACCTGATGACGGAATTGGAGAAGAGAATGGGGACAATTTGGCTgagaatgaagaagaaaattcttCAGATACAGAGGGGCCAG ATGCCACGAATGGTGAGAAGTTGCAGTCAGAATTGCAAAGTCTGAATTCAGAAG gaATTGAAGTACAACTGGAATTGAAGGGAGCAGGGAATTCAAGTGCCAAGAGGAAGCCTGCGGGCAGAGGAAAAGGTGGTTCCGCATCTGCTGAGAAGAAAAGCGGCCGTGGTTCTGGGACTGCAGCCAAGCGAAAGAGATGA